One segment of Vibrio orientalis CIP 102891 = ATCC 33934 DNA contains the following:
- a CDS encoding AAA family ATPase, with the protein MGEAVKLTPNGDSPIRLKTNLTIWVFYSSDAFHLHISHELSKCQSVNFEMISFHGLVVANLAHFSPPDLIFVETGPNWAQKIVELQQYEAPESQESAHEASLIVFGNENDNGALKIALRIGAMDFISDKAVLDELIPLLRNIAEEKVATRNLGELIVFMNTKGGAGASLIALNTAITLAKRQPDDVLLVDLDMQFGVIEDYLNVQCTYGIADAIANVADLDDVSLGSLVTKHDTGLHILGFKRENSHENFEKVNQLNKLIPVLRERYPFVIIDLSRGLDRQFGSVISPATKVFLVTQQSLVAVKNTTQVLKALTFEFGIAKDQMEVIVNRYEKRQSIKLKDIKDTVGSIKIHIVPNEFKVAIESANLGRPFIQAKKNSSMSKSVQSLADSLLPEPEEKKGWFKRMFS; encoded by the coding sequence ATGGGAGAGGCGGTTAAGCTAACACCGAATGGAGATAGTCCTATTAGATTGAAGACCAATTTAACTATTTGGGTTTTTTACTCATCTGATGCGTTTCACCTTCACATTAGCCACGAGCTGTCTAAGTGTCAGAGCGTGAACTTTGAGATGATCTCATTTCATGGTTTAGTTGTTGCCAATTTAGCCCATTTTTCACCGCCTGATTTGATTTTTGTCGAAACTGGGCCTAATTGGGCGCAGAAAATTGTTGAGCTACAGCAATATGAAGCGCCAGAGTCCCAGGAGTCTGCTCATGAAGCTTCATTGATTGTATTTGGAAATGAAAACGACAATGGTGCGTTGAAAATTGCTTTACGTATTGGAGCAATGGATTTTATATCTGATAAAGCAGTGCTTGATGAGCTTATTCCTTTATTACGCAATATTGCGGAAGAGAAAGTCGCGACTCGTAATTTAGGCGAGTTAATCGTATTCATGAATACCAAAGGTGGGGCTGGGGCGTCGCTTATTGCGCTGAATACAGCTATCACGCTTGCTAAGCGTCAGCCTGATGATGTACTGCTGGTTGATCTTGATATGCAATTTGGAGTGATTGAAGATTATCTTAATGTGCAATGTACGTATGGGATTGCAGATGCGATTGCCAATGTCGCTGATCTCGATGATGTCTCGTTAGGCAGCTTAGTGACTAAACACGATACGGGTTTACATATCCTTGGCTTTAAAAGGGAGAACAGTCACGAGAACTTCGAGAAAGTGAATCAACTTAATAAGCTGATTCCAGTCTTACGTGAGCGATATCCATTCGTCATCATTGACTTGTCTCGAGGATTAGACCGTCAATTTGGTTCGGTAATTTCGCCCGCGACTAAAGTCTTCTTAGTCACACAGCAAAGCTTGGTAGCGGTAAAAAATACCACTCAAGTGCTCAAAGCGTTGACGTTTGAATTTGGTATCGCTAAGGATCAAATGGAGGTAATTGTAAATAGGTATGAAAAGCGTCAGTCCATTAAGCTAAAAGATATTAAAGACACGGTTGGTAGCATCAAGATTCATATTGTACCCAATGAATTTAAAGTGGCGATTGAAAGCGCTAATTTAGGACGGCCATTTATTCAAGCTAAGAAAAATAGCTCCATGTCCAAATCAGTACAAAGTTTAGCGGATTCTTTACTTCCTGAACCTGAAGAGAAGAAAGGTTGGTTTAAGAGAATGTTCTCGTAG